One window of Phoenix dactylifera cultivar Barhee BC4 chromosome 5, palm_55x_up_171113_PBpolish2nd_filt_p, whole genome shotgun sequence genomic DNA carries:
- the LOC120110881 gene encoding uncharacterized protein LOC120110881, translating into MAFSYTSKAFIAIILALNLLVPQVLGAVTCERLDRSTCAFAVSSAGTRCVLEKRVRRGGQEEYTCRASRIEADGLKDHVETDECLEACGLGRDTLGISSDSLLDSRFTQKLCSARCFNGCPNIVNLYFNLAAGEGVFLPKLCETHRTSNRRTMAEIRSSGEVMPTYGPEAATSNKLLAYAPTQSSDILLSSSAKAPSMV; encoded by the exons ATGGCGTTCTCCTACACTTCCAAAGCCTTCATTGCCATAATCCTTGCTCTCAACTTATTAGTACCACAGGTGCTCG GAGCTGTCACGTGCGAGAGGCTGGACCGAAGCACGTGTGCATTCGCCGTGTCGTCCGCCGGCACACGGTGCGTTTTGGAGAAGCGTGTGAGGAGGGGAGGACAGGAGGAGTACACGTGTCGCGCATCCAGAATCGAGGCGGACGGATTGAAGGACCACGTCGAGACGGACGAGTGCCTCGAGGCTTGCGGACTCGGCCGTGATACCCTCGGGATCTCTTCAGATTCTTTGTTGGATTCTCGCTTCACCCAGAAGCTGTGCTCGGCCAGGTGTTTTAATGGCTGCCCCAACATCGTCAATCTCTACTTCAATCTTGCCGCTGGAGAAG GTGTCTTCCTTCCCAAATTATGCGAAACGCACCGAACAAGCAACCGAAGGACCATGGCTGAGATTAGAAGCTCTGGTGAGGTGATGCCAACGTACGGACCGGAGGCTGCAACATCTAACAAGCTTCTAGCATATGCTCCAACTCAATCCTCTGATATTCTTCTCTCCAGCTCTGCAAAGGCGCCTTCTATGGTGTAA